One part of the Rutidosis leptorrhynchoides isolate AG116_Rl617_1_P2 chromosome 1, CSIRO_AGI_Rlap_v1, whole genome shotgun sequence genome encodes these proteins:
- the LOC139890217 gene encoding uncharacterized protein: MDGEKEGNPPPVVNEVVENDLNDTPMWNVRMVAQTVVPPAITKPPIEAENWKIEGNFFTMFKDRLFCGLIDENPFDHTQYFNDICDIYKNKDVTEDAFKLRAFPFTLDGEAKAWLRNLPSDSIRSFQDLNEAFINHFFPPSKVERLRMEINGFTQRGDESLYDAWVHFKKLLRACPPHGLTKKEYINTFYRGTNFQTKQYLDSSSGGVFMYNSPNAAKKLLEDIAVNTYEWAPSPRDSTRKNVAQVESEDGQVTLASLNNQFQLYGKELKRIQQTLVAMQVGCQRCEGPHLTKNCPIVNQCTHIDLDDIPMNLEAHVNFVSNPNFQKGGTSNQGNNSFQSNNSYYNPNQKQVSFNTQSNTSPGFSNQNRNQGYNSNYNQNRQNNFQSHNQQNYNNQSYNHQSNPNYQGNQSYQNQVNSQTQNNQGYNQQPQQTQPNNQPSQSSKGLEELMQTYIKKVESTEAFLLKENEFLKQQLKQQQTSFQTLESTVGRLSSYVSERPQGTLPHNIQVNPNTYNNNHQQHQNQNNNTTRVIPIEGVEEPQPQTFITQEPLPSFIEEEIGVSNEKGKEKGDATGVNGNDAKGDNEKGKDKGKESSKGKYHEKTFFFIEEECNKILASRPRIPKNLGDPGKFVFPCKFGESEVFNALAGLGASINLKPHSLYERLGLGPLKPTKIRIRLANHSFDTAIGIAEDILVSIDSLVFPVDFVIMEMKEDLQVPLILGRPFLATSDTIILVQRNQLNIEVGDECVTINIREAMKQPSNTDDDECYALDHIDLYVNEELEKLLGVDTWGFDQVFESDIVDLEADFNELMNVSVDDNELEGETIREESFEAIPNEDRIRIKSSWEEPPTLELKELPEHLEYAFLKESGQLPVIISKRLTVD, translated from the exons ATGGATGGAGAAAAAGAGGGTAATCCTCCACCGGTTGTTAATGAAGTAGTTGAAAATGATCTAAATGACACTCCGATGTGGAATGTTAGAATGGTGGCACAAACGGTTGTGCCTCCGGCTATCACAAAACCACCAATCGAAGCGGAaaattggaagatcgagggtaactttttcacaatGTTCAAGGATAGACTTTTTTGCGGGCTTATAGATGAAAACCCTTTTGATCACACTCAATATTTTAACGATATTTGTGATATCTACAAGAACAAAGATGTCACCGAAGATGCTTTTAAGCTAAGGGCATTCCCATTCACGCTTGATGGAGAAGCTAAGGCTTGGTTAAGGAACTTGCCATCAGATTCGATTAGGTCTTTTCAAGATTTGAATGAAGCATTTATCAATCACTTTTTCCCACCTTCAAAGGTGGAGCGTTTAAGAATGGAAATTAATGGGTTCACGCAAAGAGGAgatgagtctttgtatgatgcgTGGGTGCATTTCAAGAAGCTattaagagcttgcccaccgcatgGTCTAACCAAGAAGGAGTACATCAATACGTTCTACCGGGGTACCAATTTTCAAACTAAGCAATATCTTGATTCATCTTCGGGTGGAGTGTTTATGTACAACTCACCCAATGCGGCCAAAAAGTTACTAGAGGACATCGCGGTTAATACATacgaatgggcaccttcaccaagAGATTCGACGAGAAAGAATGTAGCTCAAGTGGAGAGTGAAGATGGGCAAGTTACCTTGGCAAGCTTGAATAACCAATTTCAATTATATGGGAAAGAATTGAAAAGGATACAACAAACGCTAGTGGCTATGCAAGTCGGTTGTCAAAGGTGTGAAGGACCACACCTCACCAAAAATTGTCCCATAGTTAATCAATGTACTCACATTGACTTGGATGACATTCCTATGAATTTGGAAGCTCATGTGAACTTTGTGAGCAACCCAAACTTTCAAAAAGGAGGAACTTCTAACCAAGGCAACAATTCTTTCCAATCGAACAATAGCTACTACAACCCTAACCAAAAGCAAGTGTCATTTAACACTCAATCCAACACATCTCCCGGATTCTCcaaccaaaaccgaaaccaaggcTACAATTCTAACTATAACCAAAACCGCCAAAATAACTTCCAATCCCACAACCAACAAAATTATAACAACCAATCTTACAACCACCAATCCAACCCAAATTACCAAGGAAACCAAAGTTATCAAAACCAAGTTAATAGTCAAACCCAAAacaaccaaggttacaatcaacaaccgcAACAAACTCAACCAAATAACCAACCTTCCCAATCTTCTAAAGGACTAGAAGAGCTTATGCAAACCTATATCAAAAAGGTAGAATCAACCGAAGCATTTTTGTTAAAGGAGAACGAGTTCTTGAAGCAACAACTTAAGCAACAACAAACCTCATTCCAAACCTTAGAGAGCACCGTTGGGAGACTTTCAAGTTATGTTTCCGAAAGACCTCAAGGAACTTTACCACACAACATTCAAGTTAACCCAAACACCTACAACAATAACCATCAACAACACCAAAACCAAAATAATAACACTACAAGGGTTATTCCTATTGaag GAGTTGAAGAACCACAACCACAAACCTTTATCACCCAAGAACCACTACCAAGCTTCATTGAGGAAGAAATCGGGGTTAGTAATGAGAAGGGTAAAGAAAAGGGTGATGCAACCGGGGTCAATGGTAATGATGCAAAGGGTGACAATGAAAAGGGTAAGGATAAGGGTAAAGAGTCTTCGAAG GGTAAATATCATGAGAAAACGTTCTTCTTTATCGAAGAGGAGTGCAACAAGATACTTGCATCAAGGCCAAGGATCCCTAAAAATTTAGGTGATCCGGGAAAATTTGTTTTCCCATGCAAGTTTGGTGAATCGGAAGTGTTCAATGCACTAGCCGGCTTGGGAGCAAGCATTAACTTAAAGCCCCACTCACTTTATGAAAGACTTGGCCTTGGACCTCTCAAACCAACCAAAATTCGTATAAGATTGGCCAACCATTCGTTTGACACTGCAATTGGAATTGCCGAGGACATCTTGGTTAGCATTGACTCCTTGGTGTTCCCGGTTGATTTTGTTATTATGGAGATGAAGGAGGACCTTCAAGTCCCCCTCATCTTAGGTAGACCATTTCTTGCCACCTCTGACACCATTATCTTAGTACAACGCAACCAACTCAACATTGAAGTTGGCGATGAGTGTGTGACCATAAACATTCGGGAAGCTATGAAGCAACCAAGCAACACCGATGATGATGAGTGCTATGCCCTAGACCATATAGACCTTTATGTGAATGAAGAGCTTGAAAAGCTCTTGGGGGTTGATACTTGGGGATTTGACCAAGTTTTTGAAAGTGATATTGTGGACTTAGAAGCCGATTTTAATGAATTGATGAATGTTAGTGTCGACGATAATGAGCTTGAAGGTGAAACAATTCGGGAAGAGTCATTTGAGGCTATTCCTAATGAGGATAGAATTCGAATCAAATCCTCATGGGAAGAACCTCCCACTCTCGAGCTTAAAGAGCTCCCCGAGCATCTTGAGTATGCTTTTCTAAAAGAGTCGGGTCAACTACCGGTGATCATCTCTAAGAGACTCACCGTTGACTAA
- the LOC139890224 gene encoding uncharacterized protein, with amino-acid sequence MEVFMDDFSVFGDSFDHCLHNLDKMLTRCEKANLVLTWEKCHFMVNEGVVLGHKISKAGIEVDKAKVTAIKDLPIPSDVKAIRSFLGHSGFYRRFIKDFSKIARPMTKLLEKDQPFLFDDACIEAFNLLKGKLINPPILISPDWDKDFELMCDVSDYALRAVLEFDIEIKDRNGAENVAADHLSRLDNPRSQLLDESKIRDTFPDEHLMRIELVDEIPWFADFANYLASNVLRKGVYGQEARDILKSCHSGPTGGHFGPNHTAKKVFDSGFYWPTIFKDAHDLVKRCDSFQKSGSISKRDEMPQTGIQICEVFDVWGLDFMGPFPNSNKCLYILVAVDYVSKWAEAKALPTNDARVVVKFLKSLFARFGVPKSLISDRGTHFANRLMVKVMEKMV; translated from the exons ATGgaggttttcatggatgacttctcggttTTTGGAGACTCTTTCGACCATTGCCTCCACAACCTTGATAAAATGTTGACACGATGTGAGAAGGCTAATTTAGTGCTTacttgggaaaaatgccatttcatggtaaatGAAGGGGTGGTTTTGGGACATAAAATTTCTAAAGCGGGAATCGAGGTCGATAAAGCCAAGGTTACCGCCATAAAAGACTTACCCATACCCTCGGATGTCAAAgcaatccgaagttttcttggacACTCGGGATTTTACCGCCgatttataaaggatttttctaaaatcgctcgacccatgaccaaATTGCTAGAAAAGGACCAACCTTTCTTGTTTGATGATGCTTGTATTGAGGCTTTTAACTTGCTTAAGGGGAAGCTCATTAACCCTCCAATTCTAATCTCTCCCGATTGGGATAAAGATTTTGAATTAATGTGTGACGTGAGCGATTATGCGCTCCGGGCGGTCCTTG AGTTTGACATAGAAATCAAAGATAGGAATGGGGCCGAGAATGTGGCGGCTGATCATTTGTCTAGGTTAGACAATCCCAGGTCGCAACTCTTAGATGAGTCCAAAATTCGGGATACTTTCCCGGATGAACACTTGATGAGAATTGAGTTAGTAGATGAGATCCCATGGTTTGCCGATTTTGCAAACTACTTAGCTTCAAATGTTTTGAGAAAAG GTGTGTATGGGCAAGAAGCCCGGGATATTTTGAAAAGTTGTCATAGTGGGCCCACGGGTGGCCATTTTGGACCGAATCACACCGCGAAAAAGGTGTTCGACTCGGGTTTCTATTGGCCCACTATATTTAAAGATGCCCACGATTTAGTAAAACGTTGTGATTCATTTCAAAAGTCCGGTTCCATTTCAAagagggatgaaatgcctcaaaccGGGATTCAAATATGCGAGGTATTCGACGTGTGGGGCCTAGATTTCATGGGGCCATTTCCAAACTCGAATAAGTGCCTTTACATTTTGGTAGCAGTTGATTATGTTTCAAAATGGGCCGAGGCTAAAGCCTTGCCAACGAATGATGCAAGAGTTGTAGTGAAATTCTTAAAAAGCTTGTTTGCTAGGTTTGGTGTTCCAAAATCATTGATCTCGGATCGAGGAACTCATTTCGCGAATCGTCTCATGGTAAAAGTCATGGAAAAAATGGTGTAG